The Daucus carota subsp. sativus chromosome 9, DH1 v3.0, whole genome shotgun sequence genome window below encodes:
- the LOC108201932 gene encoding dual specificity protein phosphatase 1B isoform X1 → MDQLDEAYSEEVAVILRAMYAAKRAKENDVPDQIEEVKRISTEYCIRIMVLKEFAISIYYLEYQGLYLGSIGAANNRSVLKSLNVTHILTVASSLPPSYPNEFKYKIVDVQDRESINIAQYFDECFGFIEEAKEMGGNVLVHCFVGRSRSVTIVVAYLMKKRGMSCSEALQHVKSKRAVAFPNSGFLLQLQSFEESLRGQKRENSSTAVLLKQ, encoded by the exons ATGGATCAGCTTGATGAAGCCTACAGCGAAGAAGTTGCAGTAATATTGAGAGCAATGTATGCCGCTAAACGCGCAAAAGAAAATGATGTTCCAGATCAAATCGAAGAGGTAAAGAGAATTTCGACCGAATATTGCATCAGAATTATGGTGTTGAAAGAATTTGCAATAAGTATTTACTATTTGGAATACCAGGGTCTCTACCTGGGTTCAATTGGTGCTGCGAATAACAGAAGTGTtttgaaaagtttgaatgtCACACACATTTTAACCGTGGCCAGTTCGCTGCCTCCTTCTTACCCAAATGAGTTCAAGTACAAAATTGTTGATG TCCAGGATCGAGAGAGCATAAACATAGCTCAATATTTTGATGAATGCTTCGGCTTTATTGAAGAAGCTAAAGAAATGGGTGGTAATGTTTTGGTTCATTGCTTTGTAGGAAGATCCAGAAG TGTCACAATTGTTGTTGCTTATCTAATGAAGAAGCGTGGAATGAGCTGTTCAGAAGCTTTGCAGCACGTGAAGAGTAAGCGAGCTGTAGCTTTTCCAAATTCCGGTTTTCTGTTGCAGCTACAAAGTTTCGAAGAATCTCTTAGAG GGCAGAAAAGAGAAAACTCATCTACTGCAGTACTGCTTAAGCAATGA
- the LOC108201932 gene encoding dual specificity protein phosphatase 1 isoform X2 — protein sequence MDQLDEAYSEEVAVILRAMYAAKRAKENDVPDQIEEGLYLGSIGAANNRSVLKSLNVTHILTVASSLPPSYPNEFKYKIVDVQDRESINIAQYFDECFGFIEEAKEMGGNVLVHCFVGRSRSVTIVVAYLMKKRGMSCSEALQHVKSKRAVAFPNSGFLLQLQSFEESLRGQKRENSSTAVLLKQ from the exons ATGGATCAGCTTGATGAAGCCTACAGCGAAGAAGTTGCAGTAATATTGAGAGCAATGTATGCCGCTAAACGCGCAAAAGAAAATGATGTTCCAGATCAAATCGAAGAG GGTCTCTACCTGGGTTCAATTGGTGCTGCGAATAACAGAAGTGTtttgaaaagtttgaatgtCACACACATTTTAACCGTGGCCAGTTCGCTGCCTCCTTCTTACCCAAATGAGTTCAAGTACAAAATTGTTGATG TCCAGGATCGAGAGAGCATAAACATAGCTCAATATTTTGATGAATGCTTCGGCTTTATTGAAGAAGCTAAAGAAATGGGTGGTAATGTTTTGGTTCATTGCTTTGTAGGAAGATCCAGAAG TGTCACAATTGTTGTTGCTTATCTAATGAAGAAGCGTGGAATGAGCTGTTCAGAAGCTTTGCAGCACGTGAAGAGTAAGCGAGCTGTAGCTTTTCCAAATTCCGGTTTTCTGTTGCAGCTACAAAGTTTCGAAGAATCTCTTAGAG GGCAGAAAAGAGAAAACTCATCTACTGCAGTACTGCTTAAGCAATGA